A stretch of DNA from Candidatus Thorarchaeota archaeon:
CAATTCACAGTCACGGTAAGATTTTGATGAGTGTCTTCGGCCTGTCTGGCTGTGCGTTCAGCAACTGTTGCAACGGAACCTTTCCAATCCGACTGATGTGATTTCATGGTATTCAGCAAGCGGGTCATACGTTCAGCTGCATTAATCGAACGTGTGACCGAAGCCTTCAATTCTTGATTCTTTGTGTCCTTTGTATATATTTGAGCCTCCTCCAAACATGCCAGTACGAGTTGGAGGTCATTACGCAAATCATGGCGCATAAAGGAGGTATACAACTCAAGTTCGGTTTTGGTTCTTCGAAGTTCTTCTGTTCTATGACTTTTTTCTAATGCTATGGCTGCTAATTCGCCTAGTGCGCCAACCATGGAAGCGTCACGGTCAGTGAAATCCGATGGTTTGTTTGCCAATCCAATAAGTCCTACCGCCTGCCCATTTAAGATGAGCGGGCCAAATAGGACATTATTTAATGTTACATGTCCATCTGGCATGAATTTCTGCCATTCACTTTCCTCAAAGTCATTCTCATAGACCGTTCTATTCTCCCTGTAAGCTATCTCCCTTAGTCCTCTGATAGGCATTGGGAGGTTACGATCAACCGTACACGGACGACCTCCAGAATCGAGAAACAAAACCTCATTTTCGCTGCCATCATCCGAAAGAAGAGCCACATAACCAGACTGTGCCCCTGTAATGCCCTTGCAGAATTCAAATATCTCCTTGGCAGATTCTTCAAATGAGGTGTGTTTCAGAATCACGCCAGCGGCTTTCAAAAGCACCTCTTTTTCTTTCTTGCATCGTGATAGTTCAGTTTCAACGGCGTCTTCCTGCCCGGTGTAATTCTCACGATTATCATTCAATTAAAGCCACCTTCATATGTTCCTCATATGATTCATCTATCAATAAAACATTTGTTCACTGTTTATTGCGTGATTCCGGCAGATTGCTTCAGGGAAAAGAATTCTCACGAGG
This window harbors:
- a CDS encoding GAF domain-containing protein, which translates into the protein MNDNRENYTGQEDAVETELSRCKKEKEVLLKAAGVILKHTSFEESAKEIFEFCKGITGAQSGYVALLSDDGSENEVLFLDSGGRPCTVDRNLPMPIRGLREIAYRENRTVYENDFEESEWQKFMPDGHVTLNNVLFGPLILNGQAVGLIGLANKPSDFTDRDASMVGALGELAAIALEKSHRTEELRRTKTELELYTSFMRHDLRNDLQLVLACLEEAQIYTKDTKNQELKASVTRSINAAERMTRLLNTMKSHQSDWKGSVATVAERTARQAEDTHQNLTVTVNCNESVKNEEALGGSLMPLVLDNIFRNAAQHAGPEPDVDVRVTPSGDYIRIDCIDDGPGIPPDKQENLFERGSEGSISGLGLYLSKKLVEVFGGSLKLVQDQYPDCGAAFRIELPIRK